One genomic region from Streptomyces sp. NBC_01304 encodes:
- a CDS encoding sigma factor-like helix-turn-helix DNA-binding protein gives MRRQHTFRDPTANRSTSSIQIEEVLRRLTPREASAFRMVFQGHPVATVASEMGISEQGVQGLLHRARNKLRHSDVLDVVDEFRAADAGRARQEVPPLTRHCAQCQAQFELHQPSPGQMHGGRPRLFCSNACRQTAYRNRKAAAEATPQPDSTSPPVPSRPQRVRTRLSVCHSSTGGDLGDDCLLFPGHEGLHRTLVDLDTTPRWASWQAAPPAHDSNLWEAPTACKFQPVCTAAPQLTLWCLLPEGHTGVHAFSEPPQWMSGPTRWRYAPKRSMLSRSVISALRVRISPGGAGSTDSGIPVTC, from the coding sequence GTGAGGCGGCAGCACACCTTCCGTGATCCCACGGCGAACCGCAGCACTTCCTCGATCCAGATCGAGGAAGTGCTGCGCAGGCTCACGCCCCGCGAGGCCTCGGCTTTCCGCATGGTCTTCCAGGGGCACCCTGTGGCGACGGTCGCCTCCGAGATGGGGATCTCGGAGCAGGGTGTACAGGGGCTGCTTCATAGGGCCAGGAACAAGCTGCGGCATTCAGACGTCCTCGATGTGGTTGACGAGTTCCGTGCAGCGGACGCAGGGCGGGCGCGGCAGGAAGTCCCGCCCCTGACCAGGCACTGCGCCCAGTGCCAAGCTCAATTCGAGTTGCATCAACCATCTCCCGGGCAGATGCACGGGGGCAGACCGCGCCTCTTCTGCTCGAACGCCTGCCGTCAGACGGCCTATCGGAACCGCAAGGCCGCGGCCGAAGCAACACCACAGCCGGACAGCACCAGCCCGCCGGTCCCGTCGCGGCCACAACGGGTGAGGACTCGTCTGTCCGTCTGCCACTCAAGCACCGGAGGCGACCTCGGCGACGATTGCTTGTTGTTCCCCGGACATGAGGGCCTACACCGCACCCTTGTCGACCTAGACACCACGCCTCGGTGGGCCTCGTGGCAGGCGGCCCCGCCGGCGCACGATTCGAACCTTTGGGAGGCGCCCACCGCATGCAAGTTCCAGCCGGTGTGCACGGCTGCACCGCAACTGACGCTGTGGTGCCTGCTGCCTGAAGGCCACACAGGCGTACACGCGTTCTCCGAACCACCTCAGTGGATGTCCGGACCAACTCGGTGGAGGTACGCGCCCAAGCGATCGATGCTCTCCCGCAGCGTCATAAGTGCGCTGCGCGTGAGGATCTCCCCCGGAGGAGCCGGCAGTACGGACTCCGGCATACCGGTGACGTGCTGA
- a CDS encoding helix-turn-helix domain-containing protein codes for MQGTHEGLAAARARGERIGRPPAMTEEQIRHARGLLTDPENTITSIAKLLGVSRTTLYKYVPELAVGRDSLIPSARPAALPAVE; via the coding sequence ATGCAAGGCACCCACGAGGGCCTAGCAGCCGCGCGAGCCCGCGGTGAGCGGATCGGCCGGCCACCCGCCATGACGGAGGAACAGATCCGTCACGCCCGCGGCCTGCTGACCGACCCGGAGAACACCATCACTTCGATTGCGAAGTTGCTGGGCGTCTCACGTACGACGCTGTACAAGTACGTTCCGGAACTCGCGGTCGGGCGTGACTCGCTCATTCCAAGTGCCCGGCCGGCGGCGCTGCCCGCTGTCGAGTAA